One region of Syntrophobacter fumaroxidans MPOB genomic DNA includes:
- a CDS encoding ATP-binding protein gives MILIRPEVRMYAAFARLNYKPWYALAEFVDNSLQSALSNMDRLRVVSQGPYRLQVDIDIGTDSIEVRDNAAGIHEHEYARAFLPASPPADTSGLSEFGLGLKAAASWFARQWSVRTSSLGEPIERTITFDIPKIVETNSEHLEPVERTVCANDHFTTVSLRDLQVRLRGRTIGKIKDHLQSIYRVFLRDGLLELRLNGETLAYDPPTFLQAPFYATPTNEPVTWRKEIELDLGDGHRVRGWAAILARASVANAGFAMFRRRRLIQGSHGDGYRPEVIFGKPNKFIYQRLIGEFEIEGFSVSHTKDGIQWEDWEEDILNWLKEKLDDEPLPLLDQAANYRARASIIQDMVQEATWDTRQAIAQHLPPIIDEQINAAPNEAPLPRALDELESELARSEQVELHLDHAHRHWVINVELMSDISREAWFEIAENVTDSDSTRIHIRVNLAHPFMVRFISPDADELVPFTRLAAGLAIAEITAREVGVRQAGTLRMNFNQILRSALSGPIQRGEIRHAEQRQPSDPDNRIASR, from the coding sequence ATGATTCTAATCCGACCAGAAGTGAGGATGTACGCCGCCTTTGCCAGGCTGAACTATAAGCCGTGGTATGCTCTCGCCGAGTTTGTCGACAATTCGCTACAGAGCGCACTGTCAAACATGGATAGGCTTCGAGTAGTCTCTCAAGGACCGTATAGGCTACAGGTTGACATCGACATTGGGACTGACAGCATTGAGGTGCGGGATAATGCAGCTGGAATTCACGAACATGAGTACGCACGTGCATTCTTGCCTGCCTCCCCTCCCGCTGATACCTCCGGCTTGTCTGAGTTTGGGCTAGGCTTGAAGGCGGCTGCAAGCTGGTTTGCCCGCCAGTGGTCAGTTCGCACGAGTTCACTAGGCGAGCCGATTGAACGAACGATCACGTTCGACATCCCCAAAATTGTCGAGACGAATTCCGAGCATTTGGAGCCGGTCGAAAGGACCGTTTGTGCCAACGACCATTTTACAACAGTATCTCTTCGAGACCTCCAAGTGCGACTGCGTGGACGGACTATCGGAAAAATCAAGGACCATCTGCAAAGCATTTACAGAGTTTTCTTGCGCGATGGACTTTTGGAGCTGCGGCTAAATGGAGAGACTCTCGCATATGATCCTCCTACATTTCTTCAGGCACCTTTCTATGCGACGCCGACGAACGAACCTGTGACATGGCGTAAGGAAATCGAACTTGATTTGGGCGATGGGCATCGGGTAAGAGGCTGGGCAGCGATTCTTGCGCGGGCTAGCGTGGCAAACGCTGGATTTGCGATGTTCCGTCGTCGCAGACTCATTCAAGGCAGCCACGGCGACGGATATCGGCCGGAGGTAATCTTTGGAAAACCGAATAAGTTTATCTACCAGCGACTCATCGGCGAGTTCGAGATAGAAGGCTTCTCAGTCAGCCATACGAAGGATGGGATTCAATGGGAGGACTGGGAGGAGGACATTCTCAATTGGCTAAAGGAGAAACTGGATGACGAACCTCTGCCACTGCTCGACCAAGCTGCAAACTACCGTGCAAGGGCAAGCATTATCCAGGATATGGTGCAGGAAGCCACCTGGGATACCAGGCAGGCAATTGCCCAACACCTGCCCCCCATCATCGACGAGCAGATCAATGCGGCGCCAAATGAAGCGCCTCTACCCCGAGCGCTCGACGAGTTAGAAAGCGAGCTTGCCCGAAGCGAGCAAGTCGAACTCCATCTTGATCACGCGCATCGTCATTGGGTCATAAACGTCGAGCTTATGTCTGATATCAGCCGAGAAGCCTGGTTTGAGATAGCTGAAAATGTGACAGACAGCGACAGCACAAGGATTCACATACGAGTGAATCTAGCTCACCCGTTTATGGTGCGATTCATTTCCCCGGATGCAGATGAACTTGTTCCTTTCACACGGTTGGCTGCCGGGCTTGCCATCGCGGAAATAACCGCCCGAGAAGTAGGTGTCAGACAGGCGGGAACACTGCGCATGAATTTTAACCAGATTTTGCGTTCAGCCCTCTCTGGACCCATTCAACGAGGAGAAATTCGCCATGCCGAACAACGGCAACCATCTGATCCAGATAATCGAATCGCATCCAGATGA
- a CDS encoding DNA cytosine methyltransferase, which yields MKMIWPPIEVITMKNTDENLLKTATISLFTGAGGLDLGLEAAGFCISICVEVAKDAQETLKVNRPHWKLAEPGHIHQISPPEILEQSNLRRGELALLSGGPPCQPFSKSAYWTGGRQGLRDPRASGLRAYLDVVEVALPKVILLENVRGLAPNGNRDGGLKLLADGIRDINRRLGSAYKLQVFHLNAVNYGVPQSRERVFLLASIDGTTFQIPPVTHGCGDRLEPRVTAWDAIGDLDSPEWPSELEPAGKWAGLLKSIPEGKNYLWHTKRGGGAPLFGWRTRYWSFLLKLSKRQPSWTIQAEPGPATGPFHWRNRRLSIRELARLQTFPDNYQFVGNRHSVHRQIGNAVPCAIGELLGLEIRRQFLGEQNIHRQLRMIPCRRENCPGEYPVQPVPNSYVHLLGEHPDHPGRGLGPGRVWKDTIKDESVR from the coding sequence ATGAAAATGATTTGGCCCCCAATTGAAGTGATAACGATGAAGAATACAGACGAGAATCTTTTGAAAACAGCCACAATAAGTCTCTTTACTGGTGCAGGAGGACTTGATCTTGGACTTGAGGCGGCGGGTTTCTGCATTTCAATCTGTGTCGAGGTGGCGAAGGATGCTCAAGAAACACTGAAGGTAAACCGACCCCACTGGAAACTCGCTGAACCGGGACATATTCACCAGATCTCCCCCCCTGAAATTCTTGAACAGTCTAACCTTCGGAGAGGAGAGCTGGCTCTCCTTTCCGGCGGGCCTCCTTGCCAGCCATTTTCGAAATCTGCATACTGGACTGGTGGCCGACAAGGTCTTCGTGACCCTAGAGCTTCTGGCTTGCGAGCTTATTTAGATGTTGTTGAAGTAGCATTACCGAAGGTCATTCTGCTTGAGAATGTTAGAGGTCTAGCACCCAACGGAAATCGTGACGGGGGGTTGAAGCTCCTTGCAGACGGAATTCGAGACATTAATCGAAGGCTTGGCAGTGCCTATAAACTGCAGGTATTTCATCTTAATGCTGTCAACTATGGTGTACCACAATCGCGCGAACGGGTGTTTCTCCTCGCAAGTATCGACGGGACGACCTTTCAGATTCCGCCTGTGACGCATGGGTGTGGTGACCGGTTGGAGCCGCGTGTTACTGCATGGGATGCGATAGGTGACCTTGACTCCCCGGAATGGCCGTCTGAGCTTGAGCCTGCTGGTAAATGGGCCGGATTGCTGAAAAGCATTCCTGAAGGAAAGAATTACCTGTGGCATACCAAGCGAGGTGGAGGCGCACCATTGTTCGGATGGAGAACCAGGTATTGGTCCTTCCTTCTGAAGCTATCAAAGCGCCAGCCTTCGTGGACTATTCAAGCTGAGCCCGGGCCGGCTACTGGCCCATTTCACTGGCGCAACCGGCGCCTCTCTATCCGGGAACTCGCACGGCTCCAAACTTTTCCCGACAATTATCAATTCGTGGGGAACAGGCATTCAGTCCATCGCCAGATCGGCAATGCCGTCCCCTGTGCCATTGGGGAGCTTCTGGGGCTTGAGATCAGACGGCAGTTTCTAGGGGAGCAGAATATCCATCGCCAGCTCAGAATGATACCTTGTCGTCGTGAAAACTGCCCAGGGGAGTATCCCGTTCAACCGGTCCCCAATTCCTATGTGCACCTCCTTGGCGAGCATCCGGATCATCCCGGGAGAGGACTTGGGCCTGGAAGGGTTTGGAAGGACACAATCAAGGATGAGTCTGTGAGATGA
- a CDS encoding DUF1786 domain-containing protein produces the protein MSRYLLIDVGAGTMDVLYFDDDSGVQYKSVARSPVLYTAESIAGIPGNLLVTGKEMGGGPVTDILKRRAREARVVMSVSAARTLSHDMGKVRSWGIVVVEDEEAEAMRNDELYHAVSIGDLDMERLKSIVAGFGVDFSFDIAGICAQDHGMPPSGVSHLDYRHSIMKLKLDECPFPHVLLHDRDEVPPTLNRLKSIADSARGIPAAEVYVMDSGMAAVLGASMDIHALGKNRILVLDIATSHTVGAALDRGEIAGVFEYHTRDISLPRLEQLLRDMADGRLDHEQILREGGHGAYLRRPFGYDSVEVIVATGPKRALVRESNLPVKYGAPLGDNMMTGTVGLLEAIRRRKGIGPTWYV, from the coding sequence ATGAGCAGGTACTTGTTGATCGATGTCGGAGCGGGGACTATGGACGTCCTGTACTTCGATGATGATTCGGGTGTCCAGTACAAGTCGGTGGCCAGATCTCCCGTCCTGTACACGGCGGAGAGCATTGCGGGGATTCCCGGCAACCTCCTGGTCACGGGAAAGGAAATGGGAGGCGGACCCGTTACCGATATCCTGAAGCGGCGGGCTCGGGAGGCGCGTGTCGTCATGTCCGTGTCGGCCGCCCGCACGCTCAGCCATGACATGGGAAAAGTCAGGTCGTGGGGGATCGTGGTGGTCGAGGATGAGGAAGCCGAAGCCATGCGAAACGATGAGCTCTATCACGCCGTTTCCATCGGAGATCTTGACATGGAGCGGTTGAAATCCATCGTCGCCGGTTTCGGGGTCGACTTCTCCTTCGATATTGCGGGCATTTGCGCCCAGGATCACGGAATGCCGCCCTCCGGAGTATCCCACCTCGACTACCGTCATTCGATCATGAAGCTGAAACTCGATGAATGCCCCTTCCCGCACGTCCTGCTCCACGACCGCGACGAAGTCCCGCCGACCCTGAATCGCTTGAAATCCATCGCCGATTCGGCGCGGGGGATTCCGGCGGCGGAGGTCTATGTCATGGACAGCGGCATGGCGGCGGTGCTCGGTGCGTCCATGGACATCCACGCGCTGGGCAAGAACAGGATCCTGGTCCTGGACATCGCAACCTCCCACACAGTGGGTGCGGCTCTGGATCGGGGGGAAATCGCCGGGGTGTTCGAGTATCACACGCGCGACATCAGTCTCCCAAGGTTGGAACAGCTGCTCCGGGACATGGCGGACGGCAGGCTCGACCACGAGCAGATCCTGCGGGAGGGAGGACACGGGGCCTACCTGCGTCGGCCCTTCGGTTACGACTCCGTGGAAGTCATCGTGGCCACGGGTCCGAAGCGCGCCCTGGTGCGGGAATCGAACCTTCCCGTCAAATACGGCGCTCCCCTGGGCGACAACATGATGACCGGAACGGTGGGCCTCCTGGAGGCCATTCGACGTCGCAAGGGAATCGGGCCGACCTGGTACGTCTGA
- a CDS encoding VIT domain-containing protein, whose protein sequence is MAEMNPIKVVSVALVFALSFLTSIHTGQGKRAGNGIAVGGIPGPALAEQGLPDTGDKTLSPYFFVKSEDSDVDRLPMKSTSAEVEIAGVIANVKVVQTYRNEGKRPIEAIYVFPASTRAAVSAMKMTIGERTVTAVIRKREEARRDYEQAKSQGKSASLLEQQRPNVFQMNVANIMPGDEIKTELTYNELLSPTEGVYEFVYPTVVGPRYSNQPAAGAPASEKWVQNPYLHEKEPPTYSFNITARLNAGLPIREITCPSHETAIRYEGQTRASVDLGANEKFGGNRDFVLKYRLSGESIDSGLLLYRGKDENFFLLTVQPPKRVVEAAIPAREYIFIVDVSGSMHGFPLEISKRLLTDLIGGLKPTDCFNVMLFSGDSTVMAERSVPASADNVRRAVEMIGRRQGGGGTELLPALKKALSLPRKEGVSRSMVIATDGFVTVEEEAFELIRSHIGDANFFPFGIGTSVNRMLIEGMARAGAGEPFVITRPDEAPAGAEKFRRYIQSPLLTNVKADFGAFGVYDVEPAGIPDVLAERPVVIFGKWRGEPSGKITVKGSTGAGEFAKTVDVGGSRPEEGNSVLKYLWARARITALTDRNQLRSDATRVGQITELGLKYGLLTSYTSFVAIDTLVRNQSGSDTVTQPLPLPQGVSDLAVGAPSPGLRMYKSMAAPRSAGRGEVSSRESAGSGRPQASPAREEKEKAPVKSDLRIAVRKVEVRGSLAETDVRSVVDSRAQEFLNCPEWSAGKHKPGIETIVIEWAVDRSGKVGNVRFVSSSKRLSAHLERCLIKIVKNWIFPSGGNKGTVVRVTIEY, encoded by the coding sequence ATGGCAGAAATGAATCCGATCAAGGTTGTGAGCGTTGCACTCGTATTTGCTCTAAGCTTCTTGACTTCCATTCATACGGGGCAGGGGAAACGTGCGGGAAACGGAATCGCAGTGGGGGGAATCCCCGGCCCGGCCTTGGCGGAGCAGGGGTTGCCCGACACGGGCGACAAGACGCTGTCCCCCTACTTTTTTGTGAAAAGCGAAGATTCGGATGTCGATCGATTGCCGATGAAGTCGACTTCGGCGGAGGTCGAAATCGCGGGAGTCATCGCCAATGTGAAAGTCGTACAAACCTATCGCAATGAGGGCAAGCGGCCCATCGAAGCGATCTATGTTTTTCCGGCCTCCACGCGTGCGGCGGTGAGTGCGATGAAGATGACCATCGGAGAAAGGACCGTCACGGCGGTGATCCGAAAGCGCGAAGAAGCCAGGCGGGATTACGAACAGGCGAAGAGCCAGGGGAAGAGCGCCTCCCTGCTGGAGCAGCAGCGGCCCAACGTGTTCCAGATGAACGTGGCCAACATCATGCCCGGGGACGAAATAAAAACGGAGCTCACATACAACGAGCTTCTCAGCCCCACCGAGGGAGTCTATGAGTTCGTGTACCCCACGGTGGTCGGCCCGCGCTATTCGAATCAGCCTGCCGCCGGCGCTCCCGCGTCCGAAAAGTGGGTCCAAAACCCCTACCTTCACGAAAAGGAACCGCCGACCTATTCGTTCAACATCACGGCCAGGCTGAACGCCGGCCTGCCCATCCGGGAGATCACCTGTCCTTCGCACGAAACGGCGATCCGCTACGAGGGGCAAACCCGTGCTTCGGTTGACCTGGGCGCCAACGAAAAATTCGGCGGCAACCGCGACTTCGTTCTGAAATACAGGCTTTCCGGCGAGAGCATCGATTCGGGGCTGCTCCTCTATCGGGGAAAGGACGAAAACTTCTTCCTGTTGACGGTGCAGCCTCCCAAAAGGGTTGTTGAAGCTGCAATCCCGGCCAGGGAGTATATCTTCATCGTGGATGTTTCGGGTTCCATGCACGGCTTTCCTCTGGAGATTTCCAAGCGGCTGCTGACGGACCTGATCGGCGGGCTCAAGCCGACCGACTGCTTCAACGTCATGCTGTTTTCGGGGGATTCCACGGTCATGGCGGAACGATCGGTTCCCGCGTCGGCCGACAACGTTCGCCGAGCCGTCGAAATGATCGGGCGCCGACAGGGGGGTGGCGGGACCGAACTGTTGCCGGCCTTGAAGAAAGCGCTTTCCCTGCCCAGAAAAGAGGGGGTGTCTCGATCCATGGTGATCGCCACCGACGGCTTCGTGACCGTCGAGGAAGAGGCCTTCGAGTTGATCCGCAGTCACATAGGAGACGCGAATTTTTTCCCCTTCGGCATCGGGACGAGCGTAAACCGGATGCTGATCGAAGGCATGGCAAGAGCGGGCGCGGGAGAACCCTTCGTGATCACCAGGCCTGACGAGGCCCCGGCGGGTGCCGAGAAGTTTCGCCGCTACATTCAGTCGCCGCTGCTGACCAACGTCAAGGCCGATTTCGGCGCATTCGGCGTCTACGACGTGGAACCGGCGGGAATTCCGGATGTGTTGGCGGAACGCCCCGTGGTGATTTTCGGCAAATGGCGGGGCGAGCCTTCCGGCAAGATCACCGTCAAGGGCTCGACCGGAGCGGGAGAATTCGCCAAAACGGTGGACGTGGGCGGTTCCAGGCCCGAGGAGGGCAATTCGGTGCTGAAGTACCTCTGGGCGCGGGCGCGAATCACCGCTTTGACGGATAGAAACCAACTGCGCTCCGATGCAACCCGAGTCGGTCAGATTACCGAACTGGGATTGAAATACGGCCTGCTGACGTCCTATACGTCCTTTGTGGCCATCGACACGCTGGTTCGCAATCAATCGGGGTCCGATACCGTGACCCAGCCTCTGCCGTTGCCTCAGGGGGTTTCAGACCTCGCGGTGGGCGCGCCCTCGCCGGGACTGAGGATGTACAAGTCCATGGCTGCGCCGAGAAGCGCGGGTCGCGGTGAGGTGAGCAGCCGGGAATCTGCCGGGTCGGGCAGGCCGCAGGCGTCGCCCGCTCGCGAAGAAAAGGAGAAGGCTCCCGTGAAGAGCGACCTTCGGATCGCGGTGCGCAAGGTCGAGGTCCGCGGGAGCCTGGCGGAGACAGATGTGCGATCCGTTGTCGACAGCCGGGCGCAGGAGTTCCTGAACTGTCCGGAATGGTCTGCCGGAAAACACAAACCGGGAATTGAGACCATCGTGATCGAGTGGGCTGTCGATCGTTCCGGCAAGGTCGGGAATGTGCGGTTCGTGTCGAGCTCGAAGCGGTTGTCGGCCCATCTCGAACGATGCCTGATCAAAATCGTGAAGAACTGGATATTCCCGAGCGGCGGGAACAAGGGTACAGTTGTCAGGGTCACTATCGAGTACTGA